Part of the Benincasa hispida cultivar B227 chromosome 11, ASM972705v1, whole genome shotgun sequence genome, AACAGCCACGTATGCCGCCATTGACGGTGCTTCGCTTACAGCCGACTCCATTCAGGTCGAAATCACTTGGCAGATATTCGTCGGAGCGATTGGTAATGGGAACGaatgttcaattttttattgtttgtgtggtttcttttgattttgtatCATCCTTATCTGATCGGTTTTTATGTTGGTTGTAGCTGGAGTGACCCCGTTCGTGGTGGCTGGAATCGAGTTCAGTAAGAGAATTGTGAGATTTTGGGACTTTTTCCAAGTGATTTGTCGTTTGTTCTGTTTGTGTTTTCTTAGCATGATTGAAATTCAATATTGTAGATGGCGCAGAAGAGATGTAAAGAATGTGGTGGTTCGGGGCTTGTTCTTAGAGACGATGACTACTTTCGTTGCCCTGAATGTGGTAATAGTTTCTTTTTGCATACTTGAGaatttttgttcataatttAGGGATAGTTTTCTTTAGAGTGAGGCATACATCCTTAACCAAAGATGGAGGTTTGAATCATCGTCCCCTTGTTGAACTGAAAAAAGTGTTGTCAATGAATATTTGTGGAATAAAATCATAACAATTATGAAATTcatagacaatatttaaatgaACAAATAagttcttttttccctttttaattaagttaaaaattCTTATTAGTTAGTATGTCCATATTGATGACgttatgttgatacattttgatattatgtttctttttaaaattgtaataatGGACATATCAATTCACTTCTTATGTGAATGTTGAACCTATGAACATAGAAAAATGTCAATATGTCCATGGAATCTATGCCTAGCATAACGTGGTGAATTAGTAGAAATCTAGAGAAGAAATTAAGGTGAGCTGCTAATTCCTACAATTGTTTGTAGAAAATTCGACTTTCCTAATTTTAAGCGACCTGATTTCTCTTATGTTATGTCTTGTAAGCTTATTGTTAATCAATTTTAACCTTCATTTAGGTAAAGCGTCAAAATTCTTAACCAATggtgattaaattaaaaacaagcacttataaaaagtatataaatatCTAGCCATAATGTTCTAACAGTACATtccaaaaagaaatttattCCAGGCAGAATATGACTGTGGGCTTCCTCCTTGTTCTTGACATTTATTGGTTGGACAGGTGGTTTTTTGCCATGGCAGTCATGGAGGCGATTCTTTTGGGGCTGAAGAAGACAATTAGCATGATATGACTCTTTTGAAGCGATGTAATTCTACACATTTCAAAGAAAGTGGTTCAGGATCAGGATCTTCTTTGTTGATTTCCAGGCAAGACAAGGAACAAAGTAAGCAATCCATTTGTTAAGTGTATGTATTTGAGGTATATAACTAATTACAAGTTCACCAAGTTTCTTATTTAATTACATGCTCAATCAAATGGTTAAATGTTGCTAAATGTTAATTTCTTGGTTAGATCCCTAGTGTGATAGGTTTTGTAATATCATTTTCTCCCTCAACATAGTTAATAACAtgtataaaagattaaatattctTTAACCTATCAAGGTTTGGTAGtagtttatttatataataaagctATAAAATCTCTTTATTTAGGTCTTCCCCGCCTTACGTGAGATGTGCAGACTCAAGCATGTTGAATCATAACTCAATTAATTTGGACTAAGTGGGATATTTTGTAGTCTCTGCCGGATTTCTATTAGCTGTTTTGATGGGGAGGTTCCATGATATCAAGCATACAGTATTTGTCATatgatttcttttaaaataatttgaactaATGAATTAGGTTTTGCTATTTGGTTAAGAAACTACAAATCTATTTTGGGATTTATGCATTTGTATATAACACATGGAGTAATgggtaaatttttttaaaatttctgttGGATTTTCCAAATCCTtttgttgttattgaattttgacTAAGCAATGAGCTGGCTAGTTGTCTACACATTAGCTCCAGGTTCTGCCTTACAACTCAATTTGAGTCTTGGTATAGATGAGGGTTTTCATGAATTATGAGTCCATGACTCTAGTCTAGGAGCACCAAAGTAGAACCTAACCTCAAAATTGGATTGGAACCAAATGGGCTATAACTTAGCCACTAGGTTTGGTCTCCAGTTCGAagaatttttgtaattattcccTAGGTAATATCTTACTTAATTGTAAAAGGGAGTTTTTTTGTGGACATGGTTTTTTGTATGTCCTTGTATTCTTTCGTTTTTTCTCAATGAACGCAgttgtttctatttttaaaaacaaaaaaaaaaaacaaaatcttagCCACTAGGTAACCCCAATTTAGGCTTATAGGAGGCCAAGCTCCATCCAAGCATCCTACAAGGTGCAAAAAGAGTGGCGCCTCTCCCCATAATCTCCTCCCTTTCGTAGCCTTGTTGAAGGCCTGATCTACAGAGAAAATCTGCAAGAAGATTGTTGATACTCTTGTCCCTCTCAAATACATCGATTAAAACTGAATTGAATCAGTTTCAGTTAGAACTTCAGTTTTCTCGGTTTAAGGGGCCAGAACCAAATAGTTCAGTCCAGTCACTGGTTTCTGCGAAAATCAAACTGAACTGAATTGTGCACATTCCTAGTCTAATTCTCTTGTTTTCATAGGCAACCTCAAGCACGTTCTGTCACCAACCTTGAGAATTGTTACTTTGCCTCTGACTCGGTGTGTATGCAACCGACTAATAAGCTAAGAAATCTCAAGGCAAAACCATGGCCGAGGAGAAACTTTAAGCATTTAGGCTTAAGCAAAGATTCAAAAGTGAAGTTAGTGGTAAAACTATTGAATGCAATTGGTACTTGACGTAACAAATGAAGGAGCACCCTTGTCTTAAGTATGTTATTAGCTAGGTTCTCTATATTAGTTGGGATCACTCATCAATCAACCTGATACCTTTGATTATGAAGAACTTAGCTTGAGTTGGCAATTTTTTAGATCTACCACCTTATGTCCTTAAAAGTAAGGCATGAGCTTATGAGTGGAAAGCAACTAGGGTGAGGCTAGCTAGGAGTGTTCATGGTTCGGTTGGCTACCCAATCGAATCGAACTGAACCGAAAATTTTGGTCTTAGATATATACCAAAACCAAACCGAATTGAACTACAACTATTCAGTTCGATTTTCAGTTTTacacaatatatataaaaacagtTTTTTCAGTTCTGCATTtggttttcaaatttaaaatcgaaCCGGGCTGAGAAATTTGATTGCATTATAATTTTAAACCGATCCGAATCAATGCTTCAGTAAAAAACTGAATTTTTGGTTCGGTTGGGTTTTgtcatttgattttggtttAGTCGGTTTTAATGTTAACGTTAAGGCTAACTTTTCCATTTGAGGGTGCCCTGTCTTGACATTTACTGTAGGCTTAGTACTCtaataagtagatagatgagATCAATTTTCTTCCCTTACATGAGCTGAGCTTAGTACAACCTCTGACGCTACTAGGTAAAGCAATTCATTACAATAGGGTGAGCTTGGAGAGGAGAGGCATTTTGTTGAAGTATATCTTCTTAAACAACTCTTTCTACTAAAACTTGTTGCACTTTTAAGTATTCTAAAGAATGAAAGTTACTCATCCGTGTCTTTAAAGAAAAACTTATTGGGAGTCCTATCTATTAAAACTCCAAATTAACTAATAATGGTATCAATTTAGTTATTTTCAGTTAAGTCCATTTAGTACCAacataaaataatctaaacAACATTATTATTCTCACAAAACCCCACCAATGTACAAAGAAAATTAACATGGTTTTGGGTTTTTCGTAGATGGCCTCTTTTAAGGGTGCCCAAATGAAAAATAGCCCACAGTTGAGATATGAAGGGAAAATGGTCTTTTGCTTATGTCAACACGTTGTGAATTTACTGA contains:
- the LOC120089955 gene encoding uncharacterized protein LOC120089955: MEALPLPPISNPLFPFRRSSTFPLKPRSNSIQNRRRTATYAAIDGASLTADSIQVEITWQIFVGAIAGVTPFVVAGIEFSKRIMAQKRCKECGGSGLVLRDDDYFRCPECGGFLPWQSWRRFFWG